From Leifsonia sp. fls2-241-R2A-40a, one genomic window encodes:
- a CDS encoding bifunctional PIG-L family deacetylase/class I SAM-dependent methyltransferase, protein MVTFDPYTAVTSPAVWESLPQWDDVPELADRSDDLVVFSAHPDDETLGVGGLLARAAARNASASVVVATASDPDRLGELAAALDALGFPRETGDARIRPLGLPDGALKHSTLELRAAIRRELDAAPGIPVTRLVLAPWTGDRHGDHRALGREVVAAARERGERVLLYPVWLWQWGTPDDVPWRRTVRVPLEPAERARKQDALARFVTQLRSPAHPDGVLDRGFVERAGTGQEVLFEPPPAADDHFERMHSERDDPWRVRTRWYERRRRAVLTASLPRERYARGLELGCSIGETTAVLADRCDVLTAVDGSAAAVEAAARLLHDRPTVTVEQRRIPDEWPDGADGADLVVVSELAYYFAEPEWDAVTDRILGSLRAGGDVVLCHWTGDADDFAQTAESAHARFIERSGMRPVVRHIDEEFVLEVLR, encoded by the coding sequence GTGGTGACCTTCGACCCGTATACCGCCGTCACCTCGCCCGCGGTCTGGGAGTCGCTGCCGCAGTGGGATGACGTGCCCGAGCTCGCCGACAGGTCCGACGACCTCGTCGTCTTCTCAGCCCATCCCGACGACGAGACGCTCGGCGTCGGGGGCCTGCTCGCCCGCGCCGCTGCACGCAACGCCTCCGCGAGCGTGGTGGTGGCCACGGCCTCCGATCCGGACCGGCTGGGCGAACTCGCCGCCGCCCTGGACGCCCTCGGCTTCCCCCGGGAGACCGGCGACGCGCGCATCCGGCCGCTCGGTCTCCCGGACGGCGCGCTGAAGCACAGCACCCTCGAGCTGCGCGCGGCGATCCGCCGGGAGCTGGACGCCGCTCCGGGGATCCCGGTAACGCGCCTCGTGCTGGCGCCGTGGACCGGCGACCGCCACGGCGACCATCGTGCCCTCGGCCGCGAGGTGGTCGCGGCGGCACGCGAACGCGGTGAGCGCGTCCTCCTGTACCCGGTGTGGCTCTGGCAGTGGGGGACGCCGGACGACGTCCCGTGGCGACGCACGGTTCGCGTTCCGCTCGAGCCGGCAGAGCGCGCCCGCAAGCAGGATGCGCTCGCCCGCTTCGTCACGCAGCTCCGGAGCCCGGCGCATCCCGACGGCGTGCTGGACCGCGGCTTCGTCGAGCGCGCCGGCACCGGTCAGGAGGTGCTCTTCGAGCCGCCGCCCGCCGCCGACGACCACTTCGAGCGGATGCACAGCGAACGGGACGATCCGTGGCGCGTGCGCACCCGCTGGTACGAGCGCCGCCGGCGCGCGGTGCTCACCGCATCCCTCCCCCGCGAGCGCTACGCCCGAGGGCTCGAGCTGGGCTGCTCCATCGGCGAGACCACCGCCGTGCTCGCGGATCGCTGCGACGTGCTGACGGCCGTGGACGGATCCGCCGCAGCGGTCGAGGCGGCGGCGCGCCTGCTCCACGACCGGCCCACCGTGACCGTCGAACAGAGGCGGATCCCCGACGAGTGGCCGGACGGCGCGGACGGCGCCGACCTCGTCGTCGTCTCGGAACTGGCCTACTACTTCGCCGAACCCGAATGGGATGCGGTGACCGACCGGATCCTCGGCTCCCTCCGCGCGGGCGGCGACGTCGTGCTCTGCCACTGGACGGGGGACGCGGACGACTTCGCGCAGACCGCCGAGTCGGCCCACGCCCGCTTCATCGAGCGCTCCGGGATGCGGCCGGTGGTCCGGCACATCGACGAGGAGTTCGTGCTGGAGGTGCTCCGGTGA
- a CDS encoding glycosyltransferase, with protein sequence MRPPIRRALVVIPARNEAATLEECLTSVEAACALVGIPASIVLVLDACTDASAAIAARHPLVRTVTVGYRNVGRSRAHGVDAALAGVREHPSEVWLAFTDADGTVPRGWLAEHLRAARVADAYLGAVVPVLDDLDADRRGVWEELHPPGATLGHAHGANLGVRVSAYRASGGVPPVTTAEDVRLAARLRESGAVVVSTEREPVITSARLRGRAPHGYAGYLEALAGESA encoded by the coding sequence GTGAGGCCGCCGATCCGCCGCGCCCTGGTGGTCATCCCCGCCCGGAACGAGGCCGCGACCCTCGAGGAGTGCCTGACCTCGGTGGAGGCGGCATGCGCCCTCGTCGGCATCCCGGCGAGCATCGTGCTCGTCCTCGACGCCTGCACCGACGCCTCCGCGGCGATCGCGGCCCGGCATCCGCTGGTGCGCACCGTGACGGTCGGCTACCGCAATGTCGGGCGCAGCCGGGCGCACGGAGTCGACGCCGCGCTCGCCGGCGTCCGCGAGCACCCTTCGGAGGTCTGGCTGGCGTTCACCGACGCCGACGGGACGGTCCCCCGTGGATGGCTCGCCGAGCATTTGCGGGCAGCCCGGGTCGCCGACGCCTACCTGGGTGCGGTCGTCCCCGTGCTCGACGACCTCGACGCGGACCGCCGCGGAGTGTGGGAGGAGCTGCACCCTCCCGGAGCGACCCTCGGCCATGCGCACGGCGCGAACCTCGGGGTGCGCGTCTCGGCGTACCGCGCGTCCGGCGGAGTCCCGCCCGTCACCACAGCAGAGGACGTCCGCCTGGCGGCCCGGCTGCGCGAGTCCGGTGCAGTCGTCGTGTCGACGGAGCGGGAGCCCGTGATCACGTCCGCCCGCCTGCGGGGCCGCGCGCCCCACGGCTACGCCGGCTACCTGGAGGCGCTGGCGGGCGAGAGCGCCTGA
- a CDS encoding TetR/AcrR family transcriptional regulator, with protein sequence MPKVTEEHRQARRTQIAQAALRCFARAGFQQTSMADIIAESGLSAGAIYGHYKNKEELVELAVSAVLDSRFSDVAEAGRRDPLPAPGEMVRLLVHGLQEQIGDLGLLLQIWGQVPVNPRLAQLAVRVGGRIRTLFVDYLTAWHRQQPGVTPEQAVARAEEDASLYTGLVQGYVTQTTLFADFDQEAYLAAVDRLAGAMR encoded by the coding sequence ATGCCGAAGGTCACCGAGGAGCACCGCCAGGCGCGGCGCACGCAGATCGCCCAGGCGGCGCTGCGGTGCTTCGCGCGCGCCGGCTTCCAGCAGACCTCGATGGCCGACATCATCGCCGAGTCCGGCCTCTCGGCCGGCGCCATCTACGGCCACTACAAGAACAAGGAGGAGCTGGTCGAGCTCGCGGTGAGCGCCGTGCTCGACAGCCGGTTCTCCGATGTGGCGGAGGCGGGCAGGCGGGACCCGCTGCCGGCGCCCGGAGAGATGGTCCGGCTGCTGGTGCACGGCTTGCAGGAACAGATCGGCGACCTCGGCCTGCTTCTCCAGATCTGGGGCCAGGTGCCGGTCAATCCGCGGCTCGCCCAGCTCGCTGTCCGCGTCGGCGGACGCATCCGCACCCTCTTCGTCGACTACCTGACCGCGTGGCACCGACAGCAGCCGGGCGTGACGCCCGAGCAGGCCGTCGCCCGGGCGGAGGAGGACGCCAGCCTCTACACCGGGCTCGTCCAGGGCTACGTGACCCAGACCACGCTCTTCGCCGACTTCGACCAGGAGGCGTACCTCGCGGCCGTCGATCGGCTCGCGGGTGCGATGCGCTGA
- a CDS encoding ABC transporter permease, with product MTTAAPAETVPVRPDSEPQPPRVVHTPWGRAIVLALGAGVAVVVILLAFLWPTVTSSVKELPLAIAGDPATVSAVQSQLEKSAGDAFDLTTASSREDAVHLIETRQVDGAIVLGEQPEVLTASANGAAVSQLLGQLATRLQAQVQQQADAAVQQAVAAGKAPAGTKAPTVTVTVTDVVPLASTDARGLGLTASSFPLVLGGMIGGILISILIAGSWRRLSAVAVYAVAGGLAVTGILQGWFGVLQGDFWLNALAVSLSMFATAAFIVGMNALLGRIGIAVGAVVTVLIGNPLSSAAQPLQFVAAPWGAVGQWFVPGASVSLLRDLSYFPQADASFPWLVLAGWAVVGGVAMVAGHFRNQEVTEAAA from the coding sequence ATGACCACCGCAGCTCCCGCCGAAACCGTCCCGGTCCGCCCGGACTCCGAGCCGCAACCCCCGCGCGTCGTCCACACGCCCTGGGGGCGTGCCATCGTCCTCGCGCTCGGCGCGGGCGTCGCCGTCGTCGTGATCCTGCTGGCGTTCCTCTGGCCGACCGTCACCTCCTCCGTGAAGGAGCTGCCCCTCGCCATCGCCGGTGATCCGGCGACCGTCAGCGCGGTGCAGTCGCAGCTGGAGAAGAGCGCCGGCGACGCGTTCGACCTCACCACCGCCTCCTCCCGCGAGGACGCCGTCCACCTGATCGAGACCCGTCAGGTCGACGGTGCGATCGTGCTCGGCGAGCAGCCCGAAGTCCTCACGGCCTCCGCGAACGGCGCAGCCGTCAGCCAGCTGCTCGGCCAGCTGGCGACGCGCCTGCAGGCTCAGGTCCAGCAGCAGGCCGACGCCGCCGTGCAGCAGGCCGTCGCCGCGGGGAAGGCGCCGGCGGGCACGAAGGCGCCGACGGTGACCGTCACCGTGACCGACGTCGTGCCGCTCGCCTCCACGGATGCCCGCGGGCTCGGTCTCACGGCGTCCTCCTTCCCCCTCGTCCTCGGCGGCATGATCGGCGGCATCCTCATCTCGATCCTGATCGCCGGCAGCTGGCGGCGACTCAGTGCCGTCGCCGTCTACGCGGTGGCCGGAGGCCTGGCCGTCACCGGCATCCTGCAGGGATGGTTCGGGGTCCTGCAGGGCGACTTCTGGCTGAACGCGCTGGCCGTGTCGCTCTCGATGTTCGCGACCGCCGCGTTCATCGTCGGCATGAATGCGCTCCTCGGCCGGATCGGCATCGCCGTGGGCGCAGTGGTGACCGTTCTGATCGGCAACCCGCTCTCGTCGGCGGCGCAGCCCCTCCAGTTCGTGGCCGCTCCGTGGGGCGCCGTCGGCCAGTGGTTCGTGCCCGGCGCCTCGGTCTCGTTGCTGCGCGACCTGTCGTACTTCCCCCAGGCGGACGCATCGTTCCCGTGGCTGGTGCTCGCCGGGTGGGCCGTGGTCGGCGGTGTCGCCATGGTGGCCGGGCACTTCCGCAACCAGGAGGTGACCGAGGCCGCCGCCTGA
- a CDS encoding OmpA family protein gives MPRSRLFLSVATVLALCAGLTACASATASGEACDQSHKRNLGVVAGSTANAPTVALPASASAQLAAAGTSNGSVTVVVPSGTPQVMGTTALGSSAQDAIVCQNDQRTKLTQITSYIDGLKASAPEVDFLGAIDQAARNLGSDPMGVIVVGSGLQTTDPLNFAGTGLLYADPAQVVSDLSSRGLLPTDLKGVTVYWAGMGDTAGAQQPLTVPARSNLEAIWSAVVKAAGGTLSLLPEPASGSAPAGLPAVSPVTVEAVATKTDWSRPVVIRNSELLFTKDTADFSDPGAAQKVLATLVPAIEQNGKVVTITGTASKDQAADNAADTALSLRRADAVKAALVGLGVPASLMQTAGVGFEWCGWKNEKDAAGTYSDALAEQNRTVILTSAGVGLCG, from the coding sequence GTGCCCCGCTCCCGGCTGTTCCTCTCGGTCGCGACCGTCCTCGCCCTGTGCGCCGGCCTGACCGCCTGCGCCTCCGCCACCGCTTCCGGAGAGGCCTGCGACCAGTCGCACAAGCGCAACCTCGGCGTCGTCGCGGGCAGCACGGCCAACGCCCCGACCGTCGCGCTCCCGGCGTCCGCCTCGGCGCAGCTCGCGGCGGCGGGGACGTCCAACGGCAGCGTGACGGTGGTCGTGCCCTCCGGCACCCCGCAGGTGATGGGGACGACGGCGCTCGGTTCGTCGGCGCAGGACGCCATCGTCTGCCAGAACGACCAGCGCACCAAGCTCACGCAGATCACCTCTTACATCGACGGGCTCAAGGCGTCCGCGCCGGAGGTCGACTTCCTCGGCGCCATCGACCAGGCCGCCCGCAACCTCGGCAGCGACCCCATGGGCGTCATCGTGGTCGGCAGCGGCCTGCAGACGACCGACCCGCTGAACTTCGCCGGTACAGGGCTGCTCTACGCCGACCCCGCGCAGGTGGTCTCCGACCTGAGCTCGCGGGGCCTGCTCCCGACCGACCTCAAGGGCGTCACCGTCTACTGGGCCGGGATGGGCGACACCGCGGGCGCGCAGCAGCCGCTGACCGTGCCGGCTCGCAGCAACCTCGAGGCGATCTGGTCGGCCGTGGTGAAGGCCGCGGGCGGGACGCTGTCGCTGCTTCCCGAGCCCGCCTCCGGCAGCGCGCCAGCGGGCCTCCCGGCCGTCTCGCCGGTGACGGTCGAGGCCGTCGCCACCAAGACGGACTGGTCGCGCCCGGTCGTGATCCGCAACAGCGAACTGCTGTTCACCAAGGACACCGCGGACTTCTCCGACCCGGGCGCCGCACAGAAGGTGCTCGCCACGCTCGTGCCCGCGATCGAGCAGAACGGCAAGGTCGTCACCATCACCGGGACCGCCTCCAAGGACCAGGCGGCCGACAACGCGGCCGACACCGCCCTGTCTCTGCGCCGGGCGGACGCCGTGAAGGCCGCCCTCGTGGGCCTCGGCGTGCCCGCGTCCCTGATGCAGACGGCGGGCGTCGGCTTCGAATGGTGCGGCTGGAAGAACGAGAAGGATGCGGCCGGCACCTACTCGGACGCCCTCGCCGAGCAGAACCGCACCGTCATCCTCACGTCCGCCGGCGTCGGGTTGTGCGGCTGA
- a CDS encoding NAD(P)-binding domain-containing protein has product MTIIGLIGSGHIGSQLARLAVARGYDVVLSNSRGPETLQALVEELGEHARAATPAEAAAAGDLVVVTTPLAAEKTLPVAELAGKIVIDTNNYYPQRDGTIPELEDDSTTVAERLQKVLPTSKVVKAFNHIGARELTSESLPAGSPDRRALIVAGDDAGARTRVAELIDEFGFDVVDVGELSEGWRAQRDTPAYVRRYDAAGLREALAAAKRYRDM; this is encoded by the coding sequence ATGACGATCATCGGACTCATCGGATCAGGACACATCGGATCGCAACTCGCCCGCCTCGCCGTCGCGCGGGGCTACGACGTGGTGCTCAGCAACTCGCGCGGGCCCGAGACGCTTCAGGCGCTCGTCGAGGAGCTGGGCGAGCACGCTCGTGCGGCGACGCCCGCCGAGGCGGCCGCGGCCGGAGACCTCGTCGTGGTCACGACTCCCCTCGCCGCGGAGAAGACCCTCCCCGTCGCGGAGCTCGCGGGCAAGATCGTGATCGACACGAACAACTACTACCCGCAGCGCGACGGCACCATCCCCGAACTCGAGGACGACTCGACCACGGTCGCCGAGCGCCTGCAGAAGGTGCTTCCGACCTCGAAGGTCGTGAAGGCGTTCAACCACATCGGTGCGCGGGAGCTCACGAGCGAGAGCCTGCCCGCGGGATCTCCGGACCGTCGCGCGCTCATCGTGGCCGGAGACGACGCCGGCGCCCGCACGCGGGTGGCCGAGCTGATCGACGAGTTCGGCTTCGACGTGGTCGACGTCGGCGAGCTGTCCGAGGGATGGCGCGCCCAGCGCGACACCCCGGCGTACGTCCGCCGCTACGATGCAGCGGGCCTCCGTGAGGCCCTCGCTGCCGCGAAGCGCTACCGCGACATGTGA
- a CDS encoding DUF4062 domain-containing protein — protein MSHPHVIRTPDQRLRIFVSSTLQELAAERRAARTAIERLHLAPVMFELGARPHPPRELYRAYLEQSDVFLGLYWERYGWVAPEEEVSGLEDEYNLCPPELPRLLYVKSPADNREPKLATLLARIRDDDRAAYKYFESPKELAQLIENDLATLLAERFDQSRALVTADVASDADRVVEPVRLPVPLTGLVGRDADIAAIVDRLRRGTRFVTLAGPGGIGKSRLAIAAARAAAQDFEDGAVFVDLSAVHDPRQVPNRIAQALGVRDTGDAPVVDNLVTALHDRRILLVLDNFEQVLDAAPLLTGLLAAAPGLALLVTSRSLLRVSAEQSYEVGPLAEDSSVSLFVERAHAVKPDFEITAENAESVARVCVALDGVPLAIELAAARIRVLSPAELLDRLDRRLSVLVGGSRDLPERQQTIRRTIEWSTQLLAPEQRRLLARLGAFEGGFTLEAAEFVGADGADGADVLFDLGMLVDSSLVSQHDSDDRPRFTMQAIVREYAREQLQSDGELDRARDAHARFFIDLGARAKLPLKGGGQREWMQRLGDERDNLRAAERYLLDARDWDRAAELAFNLFLYFWVIGLLGEVRTWMDEPLESGDTLGDRTRAIALYFTRTIRFWKDPDGRVAADLSEASDLFRGCGDRSGEAMAEISLALALMAGEKPDTARAAEVMERSLQLFRETGDVWGESMALVLLGRVSLLEQKLREAFERFDESLSLTQRSGDAVGGRIAAYHLGWAHLLLGSPEDARKDFALSVTLSTSLGHIEGIAYGLEGLAAVAALAGDVERAGRLAGAAHALRERSGTHNGPTFTFHQRYLDRLASVSAPGRLAEAVAEGRELTVEQAVAEALSEPSLN, from the coding sequence ATGAGCCACCCTCATGTAATCCGCACGCCGGATCAACGGCTGCGGATCTTCGTCTCGTCCACGCTGCAGGAGCTCGCCGCTGAGCGCCGGGCAGCGCGGACCGCCATCGAACGGCTGCATCTCGCCCCGGTGATGTTCGAGCTCGGGGCGCGTCCGCATCCCCCGCGCGAGCTGTACCGTGCCTACCTCGAGCAGAGCGACGTCTTCCTGGGCCTGTACTGGGAGCGCTACGGCTGGGTAGCTCCGGAAGAGGAGGTGTCCGGCCTCGAGGACGAGTACAACCTCTGCCCACCGGAGCTGCCGCGTCTGCTCTACGTCAAGAGCCCCGCCGACAACCGCGAGCCGAAACTCGCGACCCTGCTCGCCCGCATCCGTGACGACGACCGCGCCGCCTACAAGTACTTCGAGAGCCCGAAGGAGCTGGCGCAGCTGATCGAGAACGACCTCGCCACCCTGCTGGCCGAGCGCTTCGACCAGAGCAGGGCGCTCGTCACCGCGGATGTCGCCAGCGACGCCGACCGCGTGGTGGAGCCGGTGCGCCTTCCCGTCCCGCTCACCGGCCTGGTCGGCCGTGACGCCGACATCGCCGCCATCGTCGACCGGCTGAGGCGCGGCACCCGCTTCGTCACGCTGGCCGGCCCGGGTGGCATCGGGAAGAGCCGCCTCGCCATCGCCGCAGCACGTGCGGCCGCCCAGGACTTCGAGGACGGCGCCGTGTTCGTCGATCTCTCGGCGGTGCACGATCCGCGGCAGGTGCCCAACCGCATCGCCCAGGCGCTGGGAGTGCGCGACACGGGCGACGCGCCCGTCGTCGACAATCTGGTGACGGCGCTGCACGACCGTCGCATCCTGCTCGTGCTCGACAACTTCGAGCAGGTGCTGGACGCCGCGCCGTTGCTCACGGGCCTCCTGGCCGCTGCTCCCGGGCTGGCGCTGCTGGTCACCAGCCGTTCCCTGCTGCGGGTGAGCGCCGAGCAGAGCTACGAGGTCGGCCCACTGGCCGAGGACTCCTCCGTCAGCCTCTTCGTCGAGCGCGCCCACGCTGTGAAGCCCGACTTCGAAATCACCGCGGAGAACGCGGAGTCGGTGGCCCGGGTCTGCGTAGCGCTGGACGGCGTCCCGCTCGCCATCGAGCTGGCCGCCGCCCGCATCCGGGTGCTGTCCCCCGCCGAGCTGCTCGACCGCCTGGACCGCCGGCTGTCCGTGCTCGTCGGAGGCTCCCGCGACCTGCCGGAACGGCAGCAGACCATCCGCCGCACCATCGAGTGGAGCACGCAGCTGCTCGCCCCGGAGCAGCGGCGGTTGCTCGCGCGCCTCGGCGCGTTCGAGGGCGGCTTCACGCTGGAAGCCGCCGAGTTCGTCGGCGCGGACGGCGCAGACGGAGCGGACGTGCTCTTCGACCTGGGCATGCTGGTCGACTCCAGCCTGGTGTCGCAGCACGACAGCGACGACCGGCCGCGCTTCACCATGCAGGCGATCGTGCGCGAGTACGCGCGCGAGCAGTTGCAGAGCGACGGCGAGCTCGACCGTGCCCGCGACGCGCACGCCCGCTTCTTCATCGACCTCGGCGCACGTGCGAAGCTCCCGCTCAAGGGCGGGGGCCAGCGCGAGTGGATGCAGCGGCTGGGCGACGAGCGCGACAACCTCCGGGCCGCCGAGCGCTACCTGCTGGATGCGCGCGACTGGGACCGCGCCGCCGAACTCGCGTTCAACCTCTTCCTCTACTTCTGGGTCATCGGCCTCCTCGGCGAGGTGCGGACCTGGATGGACGAGCCGCTCGAGTCCGGTGACACCCTCGGCGACCGCACGCGGGCCATCGCGCTCTACTTCACCCGCACCATCCGCTTCTGGAAGGACCCGGACGGACGCGTCGCCGCCGACCTCTCGGAGGCGTCCGACCTGTTCCGCGGCTGCGGCGACCGGTCCGGCGAGGCGATGGCGGAGATCTCGCTCGCCCTCGCCCTGATGGCCGGAGAGAAGCCGGACACCGCGCGCGCCGCAGAGGTGATGGAGCGCAGCCTCCAGCTGTTCCGCGAGACCGGGGACGTGTGGGGCGAGTCGATGGCGCTCGTCCTGCTCGGCCGGGTGTCCCTCCTGGAACAGAAGCTCCGCGAGGCCTTCGAGCGGTTCGACGAGTCGCTGTCGCTCACGCAGCGCAGCGGGGACGCGGTCGGCGGCCGGATCGCCGCCTACCACCTCGGCTGGGCCCACCTGCTGCTGGGGTCGCCGGAGGACGCCAGAAAGGACTTCGCGCTGAGCGTCACGCTCTCGACCTCCCTCGGCCACATCGAGGGGATCGCGTACGGGCTGGAGGGGCTGGCCGCCGTGGCCGCGCTCGCGGGGGACGTCGAGCGTGCGGGCCGCCTGGCCGGCGCCGCGCACGCGCTGCGCGAGCGGTCGGGCACGCACAACGGGCCGACGTTCACCTTCCACCAGCGCTACCTGGACCGCCTGGCGTCGGTCAGCGCGCCCGGTCGCCTCGCCGAGGCCGTCGCGGAGGGCCGCGAGCTCACCGTCGAGCAGGCCGTGGCGGAGGCGTTGTCCGAACCCAGCCTGAACTGA
- a CDS encoding EAL domain-containing protein has product MTLVDGTLEDFARDFEIALAQRQVTAAYQPQIDVADGSVVGVEALARWTHPNHGSVAPDVFVDIAQKTGLLPLLTARIISDVTAEYIPGCTIDVAVNVSATQLDDPSLLDMFEGAFATGRCDPATLTVEVTESHSIPRPERAAGLLESLAAAGVTISVDDFGTGHSSFARVEALHARELKLDKSLVQADDRTREVAQIISEAHRRGIRVVGEGVETRHQLDRLAEAGCDRAQGYLISKPQRAKALFSWYQERRRRS; this is encoded by the coding sequence GTGACGTTGGTGGACGGGACCCTCGAGGACTTCGCCCGCGATTTCGAGATCGCGTTGGCGCAGCGCCAGGTCACGGCCGCCTATCAACCCCAGATCGATGTCGCCGACGGCTCCGTCGTGGGGGTCGAGGCTCTCGCCCGGTGGACGCATCCGAACCACGGCTCCGTCGCGCCCGACGTCTTCGTGGACATCGCCCAGAAGACCGGTCTGCTCCCGCTGCTGACGGCGCGGATCATCTCCGACGTGACCGCCGAGTACATCCCCGGCTGCACCATCGACGTGGCCGTGAACGTCTCGGCCACCCAGCTGGACGACCCGTCGCTCCTCGACATGTTCGAGGGTGCGTTCGCGACCGGGCGGTGCGATCCTGCGACGCTGACGGTCGAGGTCACCGAGAGCCACAGCATCCCGCGCCCCGAGCGCGCCGCGGGACTCCTGGAGTCGCTGGCCGCCGCCGGGGTCACGATCTCGGTCGACGACTTCGGCACCGGCCACTCGTCGTTCGCGCGGGTGGAGGCGCTGCACGCGCGCGAGCTCAAGCTGGATAAGAGCCTGGTGCAGGCCGACGATCGCACCCGCGAGGTCGCTCAGATCATCTCCGAGGCGCACCGGCGCGGCATCCGCGTCGTGGGCGAGGGCGTCGAGACCCGCCACCAGCTCGACCGGCTGGCAGAGGCCGGCTGCGACCGGGCCCAGGGCTACCTGATCTCGAAGCCGCAGCGCGCCAAGGCGCTCTTCTCCTGGTACCAGGAGCGCCGGCGCCGCTCCTGA
- a CDS encoding SDR family NAD(P)-dependent oxidoreductase encodes MEQTWFITGSSRGFGRALVVAALQAGDRVAATARRPEQLDDLVAEYGDRILPLALDVTDPARAGEALRETRDRFGRVDVIVNNAGYANVSPIETTDDADFRTQFETNFWGVYNVSKAAIPLLRAQGGGLVIQFSSVGGRVGGSPGIASYQAAKFAIDGFSRVLRAETAPFGVKVLLVEPSGFRTDWAGSSMEVREIPEGYNDTVGAMNRRVRQAGDGPAGDPVRAAEILVRVAKRSDIPQNLPLGVNATEMSVAQDRRLLASDLEWSAVSRSADADQPYPAAFPPDAA; translated from the coding sequence ATGGAACAGACATGGTTCATCACCGGATCCTCGCGCGGCTTCGGCCGCGCCCTCGTCGTCGCCGCCCTTCAGGCCGGCGATCGGGTGGCCGCCACGGCGCGCCGCCCCGAGCAGCTCGACGACCTGGTCGCCGAGTACGGAGACCGCATCCTCCCGCTCGCCCTCGATGTCACCGACCCCGCCCGCGCCGGGGAGGCGCTGCGCGAAACGCGCGACCGCTTCGGCCGCGTCGACGTCATCGTCAACAACGCCGGCTACGCCAACGTGTCCCCGATCGAGACGACGGACGACGCCGACTTCCGCACCCAGTTCGAGACGAACTTCTGGGGCGTGTACAACGTCAGCAAGGCGGCGATCCCGCTGCTGCGTGCGCAGGGCGGCGGCCTCGTGATCCAGTTCTCGTCCGTCGGCGGCCGCGTGGGCGGCTCGCCCGGCATCGCCTCGTATCAGGCGGCGAAGTTCGCGATCGACGGCTTCAGCCGGGTGCTCCGCGCCGAGACGGCTCCGTTCGGCGTGAAGGTGCTGCTGGTGGAGCCGAGCGGGTTCCGCACCGACTGGGCCGGATCCTCGATGGAGGTCCGCGAGATTCCCGAGGGGTACAACGACACGGTCGGGGCGATGAACCGCCGAGTGCGTCAGGCGGGCGACGGTCCCGCAGGCGACCCGGTGCGCGCGGCGGAGATCCTGGTCCGCGTCGCCAAGCGCTCCGACATCCCGCAGAACCTCCCGCTCGGCGTGAACGCGACCGAGATGAGCGTCGCGCAGGACCGCCGTCTGCTCGCCTCCGACCTCGAATGGTCGGCCGTCAGCCGCAGTGCCGACGCCGACCAGCCGTACCCCGCCGCCTTCCCGCCCGACGCCGCCTGA
- a CDS encoding TetR family transcriptional regulator — protein MSDATDRETAFQRARSPEAKAAREQAILDAARALGAERGIRAVTLTDIADAVGMHKSAMLRYFETREEIFLRLTADGWREWTPVLSDRIAAASTPHGVAAAFASTLAARGPFCDLLAQAPLNLERNVSVEAVRAFKLTTGASLARIADAVRETLPELPRTAAADLVAVATSLAGTFWQISTPPPEIAELYRSDPRLGHALIDLEPRLRRILAAYLTGALAG, from the coding sequence ATGAGCGACGCCACCGACCGCGAGACCGCCTTCCAGCGCGCCCGTTCCCCCGAAGCGAAGGCGGCACGCGAGCAGGCCATCCTGGATGCCGCGCGCGCCCTCGGCGCCGAGCGCGGCATCCGCGCCGTCACCCTCACCGACATCGCCGATGCCGTCGGGATGCACAAGTCGGCGATGCTCCGTTACTTCGAGACCCGCGAGGAGATCTTCCTGCGGCTCACAGCGGACGGCTGGCGGGAGTGGACGCCCGTACTGTCCGACCGGATCGCCGCCGCCTCCACCCCGCACGGGGTCGCTGCGGCCTTCGCCTCGACGCTCGCCGCCCGCGGACCGTTCTGCGACCTGCTCGCCCAGGCTCCCCTCAACCTGGAGCGCAACGTGTCGGTCGAAGCGGTGCGCGCCTTCAAGCTGACCACGGGCGCGAGTCTCGCGCGGATCGCCGACGCGGTCCGGGAGACGCTCCCCGAGCTGCCGCGCACCGCGGCCGCCGACCTCGTCGCGGTCGCCACGTCGCTGGCGGGCACCTTCTGGCAGATCTCCACCCCGCCGCCCGAGATCGCCGAGCTGTACCGTTCCGACCCGCGGCTCGGCCACGCCCTGATCGACCTGGAACCGCGGCTCCGGCGCATCCTGGCCGCCTATCTGACGGGGGCGCTGGCCGGCTGA